The following are encoded together in the Hydractinia symbiolongicarpus strain clone_291-10 chromosome 14, HSymV2.1, whole genome shotgun sequence genome:
- the LOC130625721 gene encoding SAFB-like transcription modulator translates to MADTLTYTSTDDQSFHITLGSPSKKSPTLVPLKDDSFNEAAGLQRSGTSGRKSSVEKMLEESLNTAEKEDYSTSRNSSFVSNGTLSGSDDDDGAVRRGGKRAVVKPSAVVPLKDDSFIEAAGLQRSAKSGRKSSVEKLLEESLNTAEKEDYSSSKNSSFLSNGTLSGSDDDDGAVRRGGKRTVERPQNLKSDDFIQSAGLSRTGNVGRKSSMEKLLEDQLQTREETAQVTRKVYTENSEGDQYLVRDTKPLQKQSSISSTEEDIGLGKRKNSIYEQKNIEVPVATKGNRIAARTQNLFKQYERDMSIHEAKPIVDVNEGAAQRKVSYDESLKDEKRKVDLVRAEKEKELLEMRLQYQQRLQEEEREQEEERKRRIANSEIKYTRALGDVKNRYLSAAVGQPAEKNDSDEDDNKTTHVDKHGVPVEKSGGKIEIVRSSDGVGNIRERFGSIGKAGWKKRNTTDGDVTQVDSSKVSSARNVFKTFEVNNNDVKTFNRPTSRKVRDPKELMEMRKKITYGGHTDELPQDGVIKKSVVLDENELGTRSPKKDALRVYKTLESRVEDTSPQNKPTVRLLSESETRANMEVKRFGGSSSNSEAGDVISDLTVDVSGYGSSTLCSPTSTASDGYSSLSDTKEPVDDMLGKGHIQEFITGDLSDMTISVNGDVIENDEQPSHENVENYEVPTYC, encoded by the exons ATGGCTGACACTTTAACGTACACGTCAACTGACGACCAGTCCTTTCACATCACTCTGGGTTCTCCTTCCAAAAAATCTCCGACTCTTGTCCCGTTGAAAGACGATAGCTTTAACGAGGCAGCTGGATTACAGAGGTCTGGAACGAGTGGAAGAAAGTCTTCTGTAGAGAAGATGCTGG AGGAATCGCTAAACACAGCTGAAAAAGAAGATTATAGCACCTCGAGAAACTCCTCCTTTGTGTCTAACGGCACATTGAGTGGTAGCGATGATGATGACGGCGCTGTAAGAAGGGGCGGTAAGAGAGCAGTAGTGAAACCCTCCGCCGTTGTTCCGTTAAAAGATGATAGTTTTATAGAAGCTGCTGGCTTACAGAGGTCAGCCAAAAGTGGAAGAAAATCATCTGTGGAGAAGTTGCTTG AGGAATCGTTAAACACAGCTGAAAAAGAAGATTACAGCAGCTCGAAAAACTCCTCCTTTCTGTCTAACGGAACATTGAGTGGTAGCGATGATGACGATGGCGCTGTAAGACGAGGCGGAAAAAGGACGGTGGAGAGACCACAAAACTTAAAGAGCGATGACTTTATTCAAAGTGCTGGCTTGTCAAGAACAGGCAATGTGGGTAGAAAATCCTCTATGGAGAAGCTGTTAG AAGACCAGCTACAAACAAGAGAAGAAACAGCTCAAGTTACTCGCAAAGTGTACACAGAAAACAGCGAAGGAGATCAATATTTAGTAAGAGATACGAAGCCTCTACAAAAGCAGTCTTCCATATCATCAACGGAGGAGGACATTGGTCTAGGTAAACGAAAGAATTCGATATACGAGCAAAAAAACATCGAGGTTCCAGTGGCGACAAAAGGAAATCGCATCGCTGCTCGAACGCAGAATCTTTTTAAGCAATACGAACGCGACATGTCGATACACGAGGCAAAACCAATCGTCGACGTAAATGAAGGGGCGGCCCAACGAAAAGTCAGCTACGATGAGTCCTTAAAAGACGAAAAACGGAAAGTAGACCTCGTAAGAGCAGAAAAAGAGAAAGAGCTGCTTGAAATGAGACTTCAATATCAACAACGATTGCAAGAGGAGGAACGCGAACAAGAAGAAGAACGCAAGCGTAGAATTGCTAACAGTGAAATAAAATACACAAGAGCTTTAG gAGATGTAAAGAATCGATATCTGTCAGCTGCTGTCGGACAACCTGCCGAGAAGAACGATAGCGACGAAGACGACAACAAAACGACACACGTTGATAAACACGGCGTCCCTGTCGAAAAAAGTGGCGGCAAAATCGAGATTGTTAGAAGTTCTGACGGTGTCGGCAATATACGCGAACGTTTTGGGAGCATTGGTAAGGCAGGATGGAAGAAACGAAACACCACCGACGGTGACGTCACGCAAGTTGATTCGAGTAAAGTTAGCTCCGCTCGAAATGTCTTCAAGACGTTCGAAGTAAACAACAACGACGTGAAAACATTCAACCGTCCTACGTCGCGAAAAGTACGTGATCCGAAAGAACTCATGGAGATGCGTAAAAAAATCACATATGGCGGACATACCGACGAATTGCCGCAAGACGGCGTCATTAAAAAATCGGTTGTTCTCGACGAAAACGAACTTGGAACGAGATCCCCGAAAAAGGATGCGCTCAGAGTATATAAAACTTTAGAATCGCGAGTGGAAGACACTTCGCCTCAAAATAAACCAACTGTTCGGTTGTTGTCGGAGAGTGAAACTCGTGCGAATATGGAAGTAAAAAGATTTGGGGGAAGTTCTTCGAACAGTGAGGCAGGGGATGTAATTTCAGACTTGACCGTAGATGTCAGTGGATATGGCAGCAGTACACTTTGCAGTCCAACTAGCACGGCTAGCGATGGATACAGTAGCTTGTCAGACACGAAAGAGCCGGTTGACGACATGCTTGGAAAAG gacATATTCAAGAGTTCATAACAGGTGATTTATCAGATATGACAATTTCTGTTAATGGTGACGTCATCGAAAACGACGAACAGCCGTCGCATGAAAACGTTGAAAATTATGAGGTGCCGACCTACTGCTAA